The sequence below is a genomic window from Candidatus Aminicenantes bacterium.
AGGCCTGTTCTGTTTGCATGATCAGATCGCGGAAACGGGTTTCAAGTCCGGTATGGGTGAATACTTCGGGAATGGTGAGCCCAAGTTCGGGCTGGTAGGGTGACGCAAGCAGGGTTGCCATACGGTGCCGCTTTAATTGGGCATAACAACTGGCACTGACCACAAGATCAAAAGTAAAAAACGGCATTTCGAATTCCCTGGGCGTGGAATCAAAAAATTCCATGCGGGAAAACATGTCGAGAAACAGGGCCCGCTTCTCCGTGTCGCGCATTTGTTGTATCTGGCTGGCGGCCGCTTCCCAACTTGAGCCGTGGACGCGGGCCAGCAGGGCGGTCAAAACGATATCGTCTCCGTTTTGAGGTGCTTCGATCAGGGAATAGGGTGCAGGTGATGGATGCCCGCCTGCCGGTTTCAATTCAGGCGGCAAGCAATGACCTCGGGCCAACTTGCGGTCGAAAGCGGATGGTTCGGAAAAGAGGATCAGGGAAGGGGCAACCGGCTGAACCAGTCTAAACAGGCGTTGGCCCACGTTACGGACTTCCTCGAGTCGACTTAACGCGGTGCGCCGCAACAGGTATTCCAGGTTGCGGGCGTTGATGGTCATTCCCAGTTGACCACGGGTGGCCAGGGGCAGGGCATAACGGGCATCTTCTTTGGCCAGGTTGCGCAATTGCCGTGAAGATGCTTTGTCCAGTCCGGATTTGGTTGCCTGGTTTGCAAGGTAGGAATCAATGATTTCAAGGGCATCGCTGTAAAAACGATTTTGTCTGGAGGTGATATTTTCAAATTCGGCTTTCAGGGGCGAAACGAGCAATTCGCCCGGAATCAGGGTGTCTTTGAGCAGTGTGACGTAACGTTGTGATTTCTCTGTGAAGGACACCAGGCGCATGGTCTCGATCTCTTCCATGGCCAGACGGGATATGCCCATGATGTCAAAGTTGAATACGGCGTGTTCGGCAATGGAATGGTGACCCATGTCGAAGATGATGCGGGAATTCGATTGCCTGGCCCTGGTGACTTCCTGCCTGGCCTGCAAGCGTAGCTCATCAATGGATGCGGCGCTGCGGCTGATACGGGCATAGGCCGCGCTGATGGTTTCAGGTGTAAGGTTTTGAGAAGATTCCGGTTCCAGGGATCGGAGCAAGTCCGCATCGACGTTGAAACCAGCCAATCGAATATCAATGTTGTTCTGCATTGCAATATTTCATTTTATGATTATTCGGTTCAAAAAGCAAGTAAAATTTAAGAAAGGCCACCTCATTTTTTGACAATTCTTACTTGAAGGAGGAAGAAAGTGAAAAGTTAAAACCAGGCAAGAGGCGATGGGCCTCAGTGGAAAGTGGAAAGTGAAAAGTGAAAAGTTGAAAGTAAAGGCAAGAAACCTGTTAATTCAATGCTTTTTTCTACCTTCTAATTCCTACATTCTACAAGGACAGACAGGTGGCAGGTGGCAGGAGACAGGACAACCACTAGTGAAAAGTCGAAAGTTGAAAGTCTAAAGTCGAAAGTATAAAACACGGTTAGTGGCCAGGGGCGAATGGGAACGAAGATGACAGGTGGCAGGTGGCAGGAGACAGGACAACCAGTGAAAAGTCGAAAGTGAAGCCCTACGAATTCTCCCGAGAGCCCCTACAAGTTCTCCCTGAGCCCCCTACACTCTCTCCCAGGAGATCCCCTACATTCTACAAGAACAGATAGAGCTTGGGCTATCCTCTGCCGGGGATGGCGTCACCCAGAGCGGCCACCAGTTTCTGTGTGGTCTCGTCAATGGAACCGCTGTTCCAGATCTCAACCACCTGGATGCCCAGTTTTCCAATCACCTCGTGGTAGACCTTATCCAATTCATCTAGATCATTTGGCGTGTATTCCCCGGAGGCGACCGGACCCAACCGTTCCCGCAGGACCGCTAAATCCAGGCGGATAAGGAAATAACAGTCATAGGAGGGCATCCAGAAGGTCGAGAGGCGTTGAATCAGTTCGTGTTTCGCAACCAACTGGGGCGTGGAAGTTTTGGTTCGCATTTCACGGTTCCAGAATACCCAGTGATCCAGGACGGAACGATTGCAGACCAACAGGTCCGGATGTGAAATTGAGCGAATGTTTTCTTCGTTGATTTGCGTGGAAATATCGAAAAAACAACTGATGAAGCCGGAGTGGGATGAATTGTCAAAGGGGTTCTTCAGGCGCACAGGCTCAACAACTTCAACACGGTATTTCAAACCCAGGATCTTGCGGGCTTCCGTAAGCAGCGCGTTGACGCCGGAGCCGGGAAGACCGGAAAGAGAAATTTTCAGCATAAGCCATTGTATTCCACATCCACGGCGGGTGTCAATCGCATCGTCTTTCAACGGAGCGCATTGATTCCGTGACCGGACCTGTGGTAGATTGAGGGCTCATGAAATCGGCGGCTTTCTTACTGCTCACGTGCATGCTATTGCTGTCTTTTCCCGCGGGAGGCAGCCGGGTCTATGCTTCATCTCAGGACAAAACCACTTTAAAAACGAAAGCACAAGGCAAAGACAAGGTTAAAAAGAAAAATAGACAAAAACAACTGCAGCAGGAATCCAAACCGGTCATTCTGGCCGACGAAACCCAGTTTACCGAAGAAGGGATGCGCTATATGGGGCACGTGGAGGTCAATTGGAAGTCTTACCGGATATTTGCGGACATGGTTGAATACAAACCAGAGGAGCGCACCTTAACCGCGGATGGGCGAGTAACGCTGACATCGGAAGAATCCGTGCTCAGCGGATCAAAGTTGGTTTTTAACCTGAAAGATCAGACCGGCGTAATCGAGGACGCTGTCGGCATGATGCCGCCTTCGGTTTCTTATTCCTCCAGTCAAATGCGCATGACGGATGCTGAAACCATGCGTTTCAGCCATTTGAATTTCACTTCGTGCAACCAGCGGGTGCCGCGATGGGAGATCCGTTGCCGCGATGGAAAAATTGTAAAGCAACGGTATATCGAAATGAAGGCGGCTACGATCCGCATTAAAAAGATCCCTGTCCTGTATTTGCCATACCTGCGTTACCCGATTGACCCGGATGGGCGTGCGACGGGATTCCTTTTCCCCGGCTTGGGATCATCGAGCCTGCGTGGATTTTTTATCCAGAATGCCTTTTTCTGGAATATCCGCTCCAATCTGGATCTGACGTTGAACGCCGACTATTTCAGCAAGGTCGGCTGGGGGCTGGCGCCTGAAATTCGCTACCTCTTTCCCGCCCTTTCCGGGAAAATCCGTTTATATTGGATGAAATACCGCCAAGACAGTGTATTGAAACCGGAGAATCCTTCCGATTTGTATGTGGACATGAGCAATCAGGTCAATCTGGGATTCTTCAACAGCCGCCTCGTGGTGGAGGCCAAATATCCCACCGACCCCAATTTCATGCGCCTCTTTAACAACAACTTTGATACCGTGCTGCAGACCCGTTTCGGTTCTTCGTTGCATTGGAGTTCATCCTATCGCAACATCACCTTTTCCGCCAGTGCTTCGCGCAATGAAACCTATTATACATTCAACAATTCATCCCGGGTGATCAAGACTTTGCCGGGAGTTGAACTCAACCTCAATCAGCAGGAATTGGGGCCGTTGCCCGGATACTTGTCGATGCGTTTTTCTTTTGAAAACATCGAGCGTAGCGGAATCAGTTATACCGGTGAACCGGTTTACGCCACCGACGTGAACTCCAGGCGCGTCAATTTTGTACCGAGTTACACCCTCAATCTGTTCAAACTCCCCTGGATCAGTACCACCCTCAACCTGGAATCCCGCCACAATTTTTACGCCAAGAGCCTGGATCCGGCAAATCGCAAGGTAGTGGATGAACCATTGCACCTTTTTTACAACCAGGCCCAGGTTAGCCTGAAGGGTCCCAGATTCTTTCGGATTTTCAACGCCACCGACTTTCGCATCAAGCATTTAGTGGAACCGGAAGTGGTTTTCCGTTACGTAAACCAGGTGGACCCCGATGATCTCGAACGGCTCATTCGTGTGGACCGCTACGATTTTCCGCCCTTCTCTCACGTCACCTTTTCTCTCAGCCATGCTCTACTATGGAAGAAACGGAATTACACGGACTCCGCCCTGGAGGTTTTCCGGCACACGATATCGCAGCGTTATTATATCGATGAAGCCGAGGCCAACCTGTTCCTGAAGATTAACGGTGAGTATCCCAACTTCTCTGAATTGGAAAACCAGGTGCGGTTCCGTCCCATGGAGGGTCTGTCTCTGGATGTGCGCGCGGCCTACAATTACTATATCCGGGATTTCCGCAATTTTGACGTCAGCCTGTCTTATCGAGAGCCCCATGAATATGTTCAAGGCGCTTTGACCTTCAGTTATTACAAGAATCCCTATCAAACTTCCAACTATGTGTTCAACCGCACATTGGTTCGCGGCAACCTGGGCATCGATTTCCCCGATTTCCCCTTAAAAGTGCGTTCCGCCGTGGACTACGACTTTACTGAAAAAAAATTCCGCTACGGGTCGATCATGTTGTTTTACGATTACCAGTGCATCCGTTTCCAAGGCGAATTCAAGGTTTTTCTCCGGGGTAGAGAGAACGATTACCAATTTCGTTTCGGCATGTCTCTGGGCAATTTGGGCATGGTTTCGGAACTCATGTCCAACCCGACGGAGTAATCAGTGCAGAGGGTTCTGATTACCGGATGTACGGGGTTCCTGGGGCGCCACCTGGTGGAGCTGTTAAACCGGGATCCGCAATATCGCCTTTTCGGCATCACGGATGAGTCCGGAATCACAATTCCGGGTATTGAAATCCGGCAATCGGATATTCGTAACCGCGATCATCTGTTTCAGCTGATCGGTGAGTGGAAGCCCGATCAGGTTTTTCACTTGGCCGCCATTACGAATGTGGGATTTTCCTGGGCCCACCAGCAACTCACCTACGAGGTCAACTTCATGGGTTCTCTCCATCTCATGGAGGCATTGGCGCAATTCGTGCCGCAGAGCCGGATTCTGATCATGAGTTCGGCGGAAATCGCGGGATTGAACCTGAATGAAACTCCGGAAGGTCCGCAACTCAATATTCGCAGTCCCTATGCGTTGTCCAAGGCGGCCATGGAGATGCTGGCGTCACTCTTTCTCGCCCGCAGTGCCCTGTCGGTGGTACCGGTGCGGGCCTTTAATTTTACGGGTCCGGGTCAGGATCCCCAGTTCGTGGCCCCGAATTTTGCCCGTCAGGTCGCCCGCATCGAGGCCGGGACGGCGCCGCCCGTAATCCGGGTGGGAAATCTTTCCACCCGTAGGGACTTTTCCGATGTGCGGGATATGGCCCGCTACGTAGCCGCGGCCGGATTCACGGGAAAAAGGGGGCGCCTGATGCGCCTGGGTTCCGGCAATGTCATTTCAATCCAGCAGATCCTGGATACACTCTTGTCGCTGAGTCGCGTGCCCATCACGGTGGAAGTGGACCCCGGGCGTTTTCGTCCCCTGGACATTCCCGAACTCAAGGGAGATTGTGCGCTTTTGCATCGGGAAATGGGCCTGACCCCGAATTATT
It includes:
- a CDS encoding FAD-dependent thymidylate synthase, whose translation is MQNNIDIRLAGFNVDADLLRSLEPESSQNLTPETISAAYARISRSAASIDELRLQARQEVTRARQSNSRIIFDMGHHSIAEHAVFNFDIMGISRLAMEEIETMRLVSFTEKSQRYVTLLKDTLIPGELLVSPLKAEFENITSRQNRFYSDALEIIDSYLANQATKSGLDKASSRQLRNLAKEDARYALPLATRGQLGMTINARNLEYLLRRTALSRLEEVRNVGQRLFRLVQPVAPSLILFSEPSAFDRKLARGHCLPPELKPAGGHPSPAPYSLIEAPQNGDDIVLTALLARVHGSSWEAAASQIQQMRDTEKRALFLDMFSRMEFFDSTPREFEMPFFTFDLVVSASCYAQLKRHRMATLLASPYQPELGLTIPEVFTHTGLETRFRDLIMQTEQAYKAIAASQPAAAGYLLTNAHRRRVCVKMNLREIFHFTRLRADSHAQWDIRCLALWISDKVRSFMPLSTMLLCGKSDFTAAYENVFHQKPQHQI
- a CDS encoding NAD-dependent epimerase/dehydratase family protein encodes the protein MQRVLITGCTGFLGRHLVELLNRDPQYRLFGITDESGITIPGIEIRQSDIRNRDHLFQLIGEWKPDQVFHLAAITNVGFSWAHQQLTYEVNFMGSLHLMEALAQFVPQSRILIMSSAEIAGLNLNETPEGPQLNIRSPYALSKAAMEMLASLFLARSALSVVPVRAFNFTGPGQDPQFVAPNFARQVARIEAGTAPPVIRVGNLSTRRDFSDVRDMARYVAAAGFTGKRGRLMRLGSGNVISIQQILDTLLSLSRVPITVEVDPGRFRPLDIPELKGDCALLHREMGLTPNYSLEQTLLDLLDEWRMKVRGEAGS
- a CDS encoding LPS-assembly protein LptD, producing MKSAAFLLLTCMLLLSFPAGGSRVYASSQDKTTLKTKAQGKDKVKKKNRQKQLQQESKPVILADETQFTEEGMRYMGHVEVNWKSYRIFADMVEYKPEERTLTADGRVTLTSEESVLSGSKLVFNLKDQTGVIEDAVGMMPPSVSYSSSQMRMTDAETMRFSHLNFTSCNQRVPRWEIRCRDGKIVKQRYIEMKAATIRIKKIPVLYLPYLRYPIDPDGRATGFLFPGLGSSSLRGFFIQNAFFWNIRSNLDLTLNADYFSKVGWGLAPEIRYLFPALSGKIRLYWMKYRQDSVLKPENPSDLYVDMSNQVNLGFFNSRLVVEAKYPTDPNFMRLFNNNFDTVLQTRFGSSLHWSSSYRNITFSASASRNETYYTFNNSSRVIKTLPGVELNLNQQELGPLPGYLSMRFSFENIERSGISYTGEPVYATDVNSRRVNFVPSYTLNLFKLPWISTTLNLESRHNFYAKSLDPANRKVVDEPLHLFYNQAQVSLKGPRFFRIFNATDFRIKHLVEPEVVFRYVNQVDPDDLERLIRVDRYDFPPFSHVTFSLSHALLWKKRNYTDSALEVFRHTISQRYYIDEAEANLFLKINGEYPNFSELENQVRFRPMEGLSLDVRAAYNYYIRDFRNFDVSLSYREPHEYVQGALTFSYYKNPYQTSNYVFNRTLVRGNLGIDFPDFPLKVRSAVDYDFTEKKFRYGSIMLFYDYQCIRFQGEFKVFLRGRENDYQFRFGMSLGNLGMVSELMSNPTE